The Plasmodium relictum strain SGS1 genome assembly, chromosome: 8 DNA window aagataaagaagatgaaaaaaatacaaaacgAGTTAAAAATACAATGTTTGTAAATTTAGGTCAAAATGGAACAAATGggtttttaaatttttttgattttggAGAAggttcattaaaaaaaaaccttAAAGATTTATTTATAGTTATGGaggaattaaaaatatttaatgtatTTGAAACAGCAATTTTCGTTCAAAAAttcaaagaaaatatttgTGCTTCTTATTGTATGAATATAACTGATGCTGTAGAAATATCtaattttgatttatttttatataagaatatgaattttcattatacaAATGATAGTATGACTATAAAAACAACAACTATTAAGGAAATCAACCTTATggaatttgaaaaaatacttaatttattaaatataaatggaGAAACTATTGCTTTAAATTGCCCATGCAAGCATTATTCTGACAAAATAATTTCTTACTGCAaacaatataaaagaaatttaaaagcatactttgaaaaaataaaaatatctgAATATGTAAATAAGTTTTCCCCCTCTTACGCTTTAgaacaattaaaaattttccaAGATAAACTGATTCATATAAAAGAGTATGGTAAGATATATACAATTGATCCAAATACAGAATATGCAGgtgataatttttataatactgCTTATTATCATAATGATAGGTACTTTCCACCCCTAGATAAatcagaaaataataatataaacatCGAAGATTTTAAATTTCCTGACATAGATGCTATTAACTTTTACTATAACGGTACATTAGTAAATATAAATCATGTATCTGATATTACAAAAATCATCAATGAGGAAATAAAagctaaaatattttatattaactcTTATAGAATAGGAGAACAATTTTTTCCCATGTACAATAATCTAGGGAGAGATGACCATGATATACGATTATCAGGAATGTCTGCAAAACCTAAATTAAATAGTTTCCACATgttatatagaaaatataaagattATAAATATGACAACTTAAAATCAATATTTACTAATAATAAACaaaggaaaaataataattcatttttccATGGAATGAATGATAGTAATAAATGGATACCTTTGCAGAAGCTACCAAGTCATGAAGACTTctataataagaaaaaaatgtacaCAAATATGTTTAATGTAAGGGAACCTAAAATAGACGAAAAAGAATTGAGAGAATACATTAACAGAAAATATGATgctttaaatgaaaaattagaagcaaataaaataaaattatcagGTAATAATATAGTTGAAGATATAAGCGAAGTGAGTGAAGATGATACTAATTTGAATTATGAACCtagattaaaaaataatacaccatatgaaaataaatataaatcaaAAAGAACAATAAATTCAagatatttaatttattttttaaaaaacataGATGTATGGACAGCATATACATATTGCTCAAATATAAACTATATTAATAAACTATTAGAAAGAGCAAATTTTAATGaagatattatatttaaagaaaattatgaCACGTATAGTGTTTCTCTTTATTTTTCAAGTGAAAAAGTTCCTagatatgaaatatatatggatttttttgtatttttattagaaaaagtatcattacttatatatatagaagaTTTGTGTGGCATTTATACATATGGAagcaataatataaatagtaaaatgaataattttttagaaaataatagtaatatatTTGCATTTTTAAGGAATGGTATAGTTggtatttatgaaaaatatgaagaaaaaaaaaaatatgcaaaGGAATTATCAGGTATTTCAAGTTCCAATTTGTTTGCTACTAGAAAAAATGTAACTTTTAATTCCTCatcatataataatattacattagaagaaaaagatctttatcaaattttttttatttacatggAAGAAATATTACAGCAAAAATTGCTTAGTGAAACTTGGCTCATTCCTTTTGGATACATGATTTATTCTCAAAAAGTAAAAGATCGTAATAATcattatttgaaaatttttcaaaatggCCATATAACTAAATTTTCTAGAAATGCTgttgataaatatatatattatgaatataaaaatgttacTTCTGCTATACATAATATTTATGATGAAATACATGATAATGTACCTGAATATAATGGAAATCtaaaagtatataaattaatCATTTATAATGATAATCCTTCAATGcctaatattattattaaaacaaCAGTTAATGTTTTAAACATTGCTTTTTTACAAAGTATATTGGAAGTTTTATTAGATATTAGAAGCCCTcaacaatttttttcatatgaaGGAAAATATTTGCCAATAAATGCATATGTATTATTAGAAGATGAAATTagttatatattctttaattatataccaaatgaaaataatattgataGTACTCCTccattcttttaataaagtctaaaaaattatccattggataatatatatgtaaaaatatacacaacaatgataaaaaaaaaaataaaaaaaatataataaaatgaaataaaaaaaagattgaaaaaacaaaaaaatatagagaaaaaaaaaaaaaaatgaatataagtATCATAATAATCCATAtcaaaaaaagatttaaaaaaattattatctatCTACTTACTGAATTGTTCATTATATTTAGACTAAAATGACTCATTATTtgattaattaaataatatattttatgaaatggaaacatttattttaatatatttttctagaatataattaatatgaTTAAGggagttaaaaaaaaaaaattttaataaaaagtattgGGGTAAGTTATAAAACAAATGACAAGGAATATGAAAGAGGaaagaataaaaagaattagtTAAGTAgacaaagaaaaaacaatctgtaataataatgaatatattatatgaaaattaaaaaatacatgcagaatattatatataaagataataataattttgaaGAATAACTCATCCTACAAATATTCGCATAAAAAAAtctaaaaatagaaaagaaatttaaataaaaaaattatttaagatGATGATTCCGATTCATGGAAGagaataaaacaaaaagacttaaaaaaaaaagtgaattttcttttaaaaattacataaattattttatagatTCAGTAATAGTAATTAAAGcattttctaataaaaactatgttaataaataaaattataataaattatgttCAAACTTAAGTAATATGAATGTTCAAGataaaaattagaaattaatatatataaattaataaatcgtgataatatatattgtttgttttttctttaactTATCATTCAGATATATATGCATctgtatattatttttttttaaataaactaGCGAATgataagaatttttaaaaagacattttttttattttttcattaaatttttatagtttcaattaaatattaatttcaaGATTATTCACATCATTTTTATACAACTAAAACTATATTCTAAAATAGCTAAATTCtcctaattttattaaaaaaaaaaaattaatttaaatatcctttaaaattattttagttcccattatgaaaataaggcaaatcatttattaatttattattttataatttctaccaaaaaatattatattttttttttttataaaaataaatattttatatatactactcaattttttttttctattttgtagcttattttttattatattaatactaTTAGAACTTCTCTAAATCttaaaattgttttaaataatatttataatatatattaatatttcataaaaatatcgCAATGAaagtatttctttttctttcttaaaatatagaatgaaaattattctctatctttaatatatatacatgagtttaattttttctaaaaaaaaaataaattttgttaCATGCATTACTATAACGAtagaatatttaataaaaacaattatatttttttttttacataccATTTTCTACAACATAAAGGCTtgtctaaatttttttcttttgaaaaaaaaaaaaaaaaatacagcATATATGTaaacataataatatattttttattaattttttttataatattaactcaaaattttttatttttaaatgtatgaaaaaaataagctTTAAGTTAAAGAAGTTAATTCACAAttctaaattatataaatataaaatatgtatatatattaagtgcattaatacaaaaaaaaaaaagggaaaaaaaGCCTTTAACTCCTCGGTATAATCATATAATATTACCTCTAgaataaaaacataatatatatatatattatatacaaaataaattttttctttatttttattatctttatatgCGTACTTTATATCATTCTCCCCCTTTTTTTTAGAAAGTATTACcacaaaatttataatttgtaaaattttaaataagaatacTTATAGAGAATTTGAATCTAAAGCGaggaaaatttaaataaaataatatgaaatattatacatataataataataaaaaataaaaataaaaatcgtagatatatcaaaaaagtaattaaacgaattaaaaaaaaaaagggaaaataaaaaattaataaataaaaatgaataattcaAGAATTTTATATCAATTAATTAATAAGCTAAATTTTAACTTTAAAATAAAGCATCTTAAggttttttaaatttttcaattaattgaaagaatagaaaaaaaaaaaattaataaatataggaagaaatatattaaaattttcgtatttacaaagaagcaaaatgaaagaaaagacaaaaaaattgaaaattaaatataaactaagactcttaattttttttttgttttactttatatttaaaaattatatattagacaataatattagaaaaaaaggtTCGTTCATTAAGttagtatattctttttcaaaaaaaaaggtttGCACTTCTTCATCAGATGATTCTACTTGCCGTACTGTTGCTTTTGGGAAATTAGATGTTTCTAATAATTCagttaatacaaaaaaatatacacatATTATTTCTCTacttttcataaaaatatatttattaaacagTCAAATAggaaatgttttttttttattatatgccttgaaaattatttacaattattttcctttgattttatttattcctatacatatgtatatatactttttttttttttgaaggtACTAAGATTGAAGATATTGAGACCTGATGGAAAAGGTTATTTTTTAACTATTCGAAGAGATTATGTTGtaatttcatattatttaaaatatataaaggaTATTCCTCTTAAATATAGAGAAGTAGTAGACTTATTTACTAATcataaatatgaaaagtaTTCATCAAAGGAAATAGAAGAGTTCACTTATAAATGTAATGTTAGGAGAATTGAAGATATAAAAAGGGGGGATAAGGTTGGAAATTTTCCACCTTATTTTCTTGAGTATATGAGAGGAGAGTCATGTAAATGCCCATCTTTtcatctttttaaaaatgataattttataaaaagggtaaaattaaaatgcaATTATTTCAATATGTTATTCACTGATTCTGCAGTAGTTTATAGCAGGCATTGTCCTATAAtggatttattttatttttctgttTATGATATTGATTATCCTCCTATATTTAATACTTATGTCGATATAACATTACAAGAATATTCATACGATGATGTGTCTActgttttaaataataagaaCGATTTGGTTacgaaagaaaaaaaatatgagtTAAATGATTCTATGACAGAAATTAGAGATGATTACTTCGATATTTGGCTATTTTTAAGAAGTGAATTTCATGGAAAAAGAAGCTTAGTTAATTTATCAAATGACTATATTTTAATTCCATCTTCACCTAAAAATGACTCAGATGTAATATCAAGTGATGTTACAAGATATTGCggtttaaaaaaagattctCCTCTCTTAAAAGGATGTGATTATAATGGGATATGCGATGTTATTCATCCTTGTTTAAGAAAAGCAATGATGCTACCAAAATATCTTTTTGATTTAAGTGGAAAAACATGCAATAAATTAGGAGTATCTTTAAATAAATGGAGAGATGGAGAGGGAAATTTTTGTGGATCTAATGCGGGATATTGTTTGTCAGCTAGTCTTTTAAGATATTATGATGAGCATACAACTTCTATTAGTAAGAATTCTGTATCAAAATATAAGATTAAGAATACCTATGCTTCAGAAGCACAAACGAAAATTTAcaattcatataatttacCTGATTACTTgaaagagaaaataaataataagaaaGTTCCAGAAGCAAAAGATCTTGATAATAAagttttttataatgaaGACACAGCAGCACATACCCAGTTTATTGAGTACAAATATAATGGAAATCATTCCGTagaaataaattttgaaaCAAATGCTCTTGAAGTTTATGAAATACGACCAATATCAACTGCAACTATTACCCACATTACTACACCAAAAAATTGCTCTTCTAATTATTCTGATTCTAAAGATTGTGTATTAATTGTTCATGTATGgaataacaataaaaaaatgggTGCTAACTTTTCATGCCATGTTGTGTGTACAGAAAAGGGAAGTGAAAAATTAGCTAGTCATATTAGCCCTATCGATAAAGTGAATGCATTTATTGAAGCagataaaaattatgctttttattttattattaaatttttaataaataaaaaaatagaaactATTTGCAAAGCAATTATAAAAGATGCAAATGGAAAGGAATGCTCTAAAGAAGAATTTAAATTAGAATCAAAAGAAACAGTACATGTTATTGAATCGAATATAGAAGAAACAAAAACAGAAACAACCTTTACTAAATATGAAAGTGATAGCACTGATGCATTTGCTTCTGCTAAGGATACATGTCAATGCtcatttgatttattatgttatttttttaattttaaaaagtgcTCTTCTTATTAttcaaatttattaaaagaattcaTTGGTAAATTTGCAACATTATCTATCTTGATTATCCTTACACCATCCCTGATACCtctttttccattttttattaaatttttttttaaatgcttATTTCTtccaataaaaatatgtttctCTTGTACTacaacaaaaaagaaaaaaagacaaaaatatagaaatattcACAAATACGacaataaatatgaaaaatataggaaaaaaagaaaagatttTTCATCTTCAAATGATACAAGAAGTTCTAGTACtgaaagtataaaaaaaaatgagttaAAAAGAGGAAGAACAATGAAACATAAAAGatacaaaaacaaaaaaaaaaaggaaagaaaAATAAGAGATTTTAGTCATTATAGCGGTACATCATTAGAAAGTACCATTACATATTCAACCCCTTCCATTGCGTCTATTAGTTTAAGTGAATCAAATATCTCCTCTAATTCATATACTCATAATTCTTccagaaagaaaaaaaatactagaaaatataaaagcaGAGATAagtataaaaagaaaaataagtataaGGGAACGTCAGACTACTCAtcttagaaaataaaagaaaatacaaataataaataaaaaaaatcatttcaACAttatatcttcatttttttattaaatgggAAAATTCATCATTTATAGTTTTattgaatataattttatttttaatttgccTTAAAAcgtattttctttttttttaagaatttatcttttattattatatttattaatcatT harbors:
- the HAP2 gene encoding male gamete fusion factor HAP2, putative, with protein sequence MKEKTKKLKIKYKLRLLIFFLFYFIFKNYILDNNIRKKGSFIKLVYSFSKKKVCTSSSDDSTCRTVAFGKLDVSNNSVLRLKILRPDGKGYFLTIRRDYVVISYYLKYIKDIPLKYREVVDLFTNHKYEKYSSKEIEEFTYKCNVRRIEDIKRGDKVGNFPPYFLEYMRGESCKCPSFHLFKNDNFIKRVKLKCNYFNMLFTDSAVVYSRHCPIMDLFYFSVYDIDYPPIFNTYVDITLQEYSYDDVSTVLNNKNDLVTKEKKYELNDSMTEIRDDYFDIWLFLRSEFHGKRSLVNLSNDYILIPSSPKNDSDVISSDVTRYCGLKKDSPLLKGCDYNGICDVIHPCLRKAMMLPKYLFDLSGKTCNKLGVSLNKWRDGEGNFCGSNAGYCLSASLLRYYDEHTTSISKNSVSKYKIKNTYASEAQTKIYNSYNLPDYLKEKINNKKVPEAKDLDNKVFYNEDTAAHTQFIEYKYNGNHSVEINFETNALEVYEIRPISTATITHITTPKNCSSNYSDSKDCVLIVHVWNNNKKMGANFSCHVVCTEKGSEKLASHISPIDKVNAFIEADKNYAFYFIIKFLINKKIETICKAIIKDANGKECSKEEFKLESKETVHVIESNIEETKTETTFTKYESDSTDAFASAKDTCQCSFDLLCYFFNFKKCSSYYSNLLKEFIGKFATLSILIILTPSLIPLFPFFIKFFFKCLFLPIKICFSCTTTKKKKRQKYRNIHKYDNKYEKYRKKRKDFSSSNDTRSSSTESIKKNELKRGRTMKHKRYKNKKKKERKIRDFSHYSGTSLESTITYSTPSIASISLSESNISSNSYTHNSSRKKKNTRKYKSRDKYKKKNKYKGTSDYSS